The Tenebrio molitor chromosome 5, icTenMoli1.1, whole genome shotgun sequence genome segment TCGCAGTTATTGTTCTAGCAACTTCTGGAAGATTTTCCAAAATGTTTCATCGTGGGCGCAGACAATGTCGGCTCCAAACAGATGCAGCAAATCCGTATTTCCTTAAGAGGTACTGCTGTTGTGCTCATGGGTAAGAATACCATGATGCGTAAAGCTATCAAAGGTCACTGCGAGCGCAACCCAGCTCTTGAAAAACTGCTGCCTCGTATTAAAGGAAATGTGGGTTTTGTTTTCACACGTGGCGATCTCGTAGAAGTACGAGACAAGCTTCTTGAGAACAAAGTAAGAGCACCTGCGCGTGCTGGCGCCATCGCTCCGTTGCCCGTCGTAATTCCAGCTCAAAATACTGGATTAGGTCCAGAAAAAACTTCTTTCTTCCAAGCCCTTTCTATCCCAACTAAGATCTCAAAGGGTACTATTGAAATCATCAATGACGTTCATATTTTGAAACCTGGCGACAAAGTTGGAGCTTCTGAAGCTACTTTATTGAACATGCTTAACATTTCTCCATTTTCTTATGGTTTGGTTGTTGAACAAGTTTATGATTCTGgcaccatttttgctcctgccattttggacatcaaaccTGAAGATCTCAGGGAGAAATTCTTGGCAGGAGTTGCCAATGTAGCTGCAGTTTGTTTGGCAGTGGGTTATCCAACTATCGCTTCTGCTCCTCACAGTATTGCCAATGGCTTCAAGAATCTTTTGGCTATTGCGGCTGTTACTGAAGTAGAGTTCAAAGAAGCGGCCACTATCAAGGAATACATCAAGGTATTTGATCCATTTGAATTTGATgaccgatttttttaaaatctttccGTTTGCAGGATCCAAGCAAATTTGCGGCTACCGCCGCCCCCGCTGCAGCAGCACCTGTTGCTGCTGCTCCAGCCGCCGCAGCAAaggaagaaaagaaagaagaatCTGAGTCCGAGGATGATGATATGGGCTTTGGTCTCTTTGACTAAACCTCACTGAAGTACGTTTTGTTTGCATCTGTGTACAGCCAGACTGTCAAATAAATGATGAAAcaaatatgtttttaaaatcaaaccATCAATTCAACATTCCATTACTTCCTTTTACTTCTACATctcaaaagtaaaaaaaaagctacgtaatagttatttgcgATGTAAGGATTCTAATGCAAAGCTCCGATACTTATCGTACATTTTAGTACTGTCAATTAtcataagaaataaatataaacaacATTTCTGGCACCATGCGAAAATAACTGATCGAATTAGAAAATATATACCGCACTAGTACAGTAAAGTACGTCATTACCACATGTGAATGTTATGATATGAGGTTTATTACgtcttaataaataaatttcttttttgcaCGATCTTTGTGTGAACGTTTTTAGTGTCTCAAAAGATAACGTGACTCTACTTTTAACAAAGGGGTTTTAGATCTTTTTTTAGTGGAATTGTTACGTTCAGGTAATTATGTCAACGTAGCAATATGTATAAACAcgagcaaaaaaattaaaagtacatTCGAAAAATACAACACGACGTTAATATCATTGCATCTACTTAAATtgaattcattcattcatgcATCCATGTTGTGCCCAAAAAAATGTGCCGTTTTACTTTTTGTACAAATTTCTTTTATCATTAGGTCAAGCACAAAtagtatgtatttatttcttataGATATAAAGTCCCTTCACATCCCTCGAGTATTTATTGCCCTGGCTGCACTTGTGCAATAAACTTAGAATCAGACTATAAGGATGTACTTTAGTAGTCCCTTATCGCTATACTAGATATtatattgtgaaaaatgttcaaattatgttaatttatagtttataaattttcttaatcgTTCTGTTAGATTTTACATCTTGGatctttttaaataaagtgGGACAATACAAGTACTGGTTTGTTGGTTATGATTtcataaagaaataaataaaataattttatttaaaaacttgacaacaaataattttatcataTAAATATCTCTAAAAATTCTAAATGctcttttcttttaaatactGACAACAGTTACAAACACtacagtttattttgtttttaaaatgtactcGATAGGTACATccacagaataaaaaaaattgcaaaagttaacatttaaaaaaatataatgtgatCAAAGCTGTTAAGTACGAATCATTTACAAATATAATCTTTTCACTAACAATTTTTCGACAACGCTGAAGgtatattttcttttgtttttgacatggTCGAATAACCCAGTAGTTCCGGACATGCCAATTCTCCCCCCTGAATGGCACTGATAGTTTTCAGCAAATCGTAGTTGATCTCCTCCGTTACTTGCGAATCGAACCTACAAAAAAgatcaattcaaaattacaacaCCGCCAAATCATTATATAACTTTACTTGTAGGCGGGATGTTCGGTAACAAATTTTCTCAGCCACGAAGCTGTGGTGAGAATTTCTCCCGACGCGCGACGCTGTATAAATTTCAAGTACTGCTGGATCGTACAATGCGTGTCTGCATCCACATCCATTCCACTCAGGTAAGTATTGATCAAGGGAATCAGACCTGGAAATTCGCCCTCCTGTAATAACACGTTCTTTCTCAATCCATaccaaatatatttttaacaaaataccTTTCCGTTTACGATCTCATTAACCGTCATACACGTATAAACTTCACAATTCTGGGGCTCACAATTTGTCGTGCCTATCTTGCAACACTCGTTGGCCTCCGGCGGGCTGATGTGAGTTGTAATTTCTTTTCTAAACCagaatttttgttctttacaaGCGTCTCTCTGTTGTGCGTTCTGCATATTTTCGTCGACCTTAAAATCAACGAAACAATAGAGAATCGTTTAAAAAATACGGAACGAATTACTCTGCTGATCGGAATTAGAAAGTCCAAATTATATGACAAAATCACCCGTGTTAACAATACTACAAAACAAACGATGGCTGCGTTCTCGAAGTCGGTTATTTGGACTTCACATGGTCTGAATTCTACCCTCCACCCAATGGTTGAATTTGGTGGTGGGGGTTTGAATCGCATGGTTTGCCAGTTGGTTGATTGTATATTcttgaattgtaaaaaaaaaataagaaatgaaTAATTCCCTTCAGTTGCAACAATTACCTCGAAGTGGTCAGTATCTTCTTCGTCATTTTGATGAactttttctgaaaataatgataCAGAGTCCCTTATGAATAAATGTGCAATGTGTTGAGCCAACAAGTGGTCTATGTCGTTGTCAATCAATTGCTGGTAAACTTTGGGATCATATACCAAGGGCACATCATTAAATTTGTCCCCTTGGGGAGACAAATATGAATCTATAGAGTCATATCTAGACTTCTTTATCACAAACTTGTCGTTTTGAAGAGGTTCCAAACCGCGCTCTTCCTTTGTGCGACAATCCACCGAACAAGAAATAACGTTCCATCGGCAATCAACGTCTGTTACGAAGCCTCGGTGAAGAGGAGAGGCTGCAGTTAATGCCAACTGCAAAACAACGAAATTCAGTACTTCAAGATTTCCACTGTTTTATCAGTATTTACCATTATCGGACAAAGAGGGGTCAATTGGTCATACAAGGTACGAGCTTCCATTATGTTACAAGCTTGGAATGTCAATTGTAAACAACAGCACCCCATTCCGAAACCCATAGCGTCCATGTAAACGTGGTCAGGTAATGCGGCCGGTGAGTGCTTGTAAGAGTCATCGACGGGAATTTTTGTATTTCGATCCCGATAAACTGAAGAATTGAATATCTTAAGTATCAGAAATTAACAGACAAATTTTTCTTGCATACTTGGTAGATTGATGGCGACTTTTTCGCCACGTCTTTGTCGAATGTTACGTGATAGCGTTCTGAAGCGAGGATGTCCGGGGAAAATTGCTTCGTCGGGGAAAAAAAGCGAACGAGTTGCACCCTCGTTCGGCGTGGGCTTAGATGGGGGATCAGTGAAGTTTTCTGTGCCCAACCTACGCAAAACGGCAAATTAGCAAACTCGACACTAATGACAAATTGATAGCTGTAACTTGCTAGGCGGATCTCGGCTGTTctattttgaattatttaccACTGTTATTTCTCCAATCCCGTCGTGGGTAATTTGCCGTCTATTCTCTAAACGCGTATAACTAGCAACTAGCAAATACCAGTTTAAGTTTTCTCTTCcctttcaaaatgaaaaaaaagttttcaattttctttaaaGATGACACGCAactttaaaatacatattttatcatattttttgttttcggtTACCGCTTCGAAGTCTCCATTTCTTCTAAAAAACTGAATGAACCAGTAATTGTTTTTGCAATGCGACTACAACCTTGAGCTTgactttgatttgtttttcatttcatttctttGACATATGGCAACTTCTAACAGCCCTTCCAGGGCAGTTCGACCAACCATTACGGCaacgaagaaaaaatataaaaatatttatgagcAATAAGAAACATTAGTGACAATTTACgagtgataaaaaatgtctggctgatgcaataattttatcatttcaaataattaacagttaattgcAAATTAATGATCTGAGATTGGCAGAAATTTGTGATTATTGCATTACTCACTTTTGTTTTGTGTTTAccatatatttattttgaattgagGTAAAGAAAGCGCTGATAAAAATCGTTGACCTAAAAGCGCGGCGAggaattttttgtagttttcgTTAAAAATGCGCAGCAAATGCGTCTGTACATTTCCAATAATTACGTTTTCACGTGATGCTAACGCTTTTAATGTCGATTCACTGGATATCGATATCTGCTACCTGACTCCTTGACTATGTAGctacattttcaataatttcaaggtaaaacaataattgttttgttaatgATAATTGATATGACGCTAATTATCTATTTAATAGTGGATGTCATGTCgttcaaaatgattttggaGATAAACTTACATTTCAAACCAAAAAAACACTTGTGTGTGTCTACAGATAAATCGGTAAATTATAGAATTGTCCGTCATATTTACTATCAGTTCCAAAGGAATTTGCCATGAGGGTTAAtgataaataagtaaaaattaaataacaaaaatttacaCAGATTCGTGGTTTTTTATTCCACAACTTACAATATATATAATTAGCAAATACTGATCCCAATATCCCAAtactcaaaataataattaatcgaCGATACAActctttttggaaattttactGGCATTGATTGTATTTAGCGTTCCATATCTGATTGATCTAGGTATTTCACTAAAACAATTATACattaaatatcaaattattcattacaattaatcacaaaataaaacaagttaaatttaaaaaatatgattttttttatttttttatttgaacatcaTGAAAGGTGTTGCCAATTtgtagaaaactaaaatattATATAGCTACCTACTTTCCACGTAAAAtacttaattataaaaattgtaaggttatatcgggtgtttttttttaatttcacctcgtagtaggcgttgaagagtcgattgtgaacgcaccacacaTGTAAAActtaagatttaaacagctgatccgtgatccgtaacctgctttcacaatcgactcttcaacggctactatgaggtgaaatttaaaaaaacacccgatacattcATTATGTTAATGTTGTTAA includes the following:
- the RpLP0 gene encoding large ribosomal subunit protein uL10; this encodes MGREDKATWKSNYFTKLVQLLEDFPKCFIVGADNVGSKQMQQIRISLRGTAVVLMGKNTMMRKAIKGHCERNPALEKLLPRIKGNVGFVFTRGDLVEVRDKLLENKVRAPARAGAIAPLPVVIPAQNTGLGPEKTSFFQALSIPTKISKGTIEIINDVHILKPGDKVGASEATLLNMLNISPFSYGLVVEQVYDSGTIFAPAILDIKPEDLREKFLAGVANVAAVCLAVGYPTIASAPHSIANGFKNLLAIAAVTEVEFKEAATIKEYIKDPSKFAATAAPAAAAPVAAAPAAAAKEEKKEESESEDDDMGFGLFD
- the Gclc gene encoding glutamate--cysteine ligase, with translation MGLLTEGSPLSWEETKNLSEHVRQHGIVQFINLYKRLRDRQGDILKWGDEVEYIIVKFNDERKVARVSLRAQEILAELNKKELENPEGVKSLWRPEYGAYMIEGTPGKPYGGLLAHFNIVEANMKHRREEATQLLKSDECLMTLTSFPRLGTENFTDPPSKPTPNEGATRSLFFPDEAIFPGHPRFRTLSRNIRQRRGEKVAINLPIYRDRNTKIPVDDSYKHSPAALPDHVYMDAMGFGMGCCCLQLTFQACNIMEARTLYDQLTPLCPIMLALTAASPLHRGFVTDVDCRWNVISCSVDCRTKEERGLEPLQNDKFVIKKSRYDSIDSYLSPQGDKFNDVPLVYDPKVYQQLIDNDIDHLLAQHIAHLFIRDSVSLFSEKVHQNDEEDTDHFENIQSTNWQTMRFKPPPPNSTIGWRVEFRPCEVQITDFENAAIVCFVVLLTRVILSYNLDFLIPISRVDENMQNAQQRDACKEQKFWFRKEITTHISPPEANECCKIGTTNCEPQNCEVYTCMTVNEIVNGKEGEFPGLIPLINTYLSGMDVDADTHCTIQQYLKFIQRRASGEILTTASWLRKFVTEHPAYKFDSQVTEEINYDLLKTISAIQGGELACPELLGYSTMSKTKENIPSALSKNC